From a region of the Odocoileus virginianus isolate 20LAN1187 ecotype Illinois chromosome 1, Ovbor_1.2, whole genome shotgun sequence genome:
- the KCNH2 gene encoding voltage-gated inwardly rectifying potassium channel KCNH2 isoform X4, whose protein sequence is MQRPCTCDFLHGPRTQRRAAAQIAQALLGAEERKVEIAFYRKDGSCFLCLVDVVPVKNEDGAVIMFILNFEVVMEKDLMGSPARDTNHRAPPASWLAPGRAKTFRLKLPALLALTARDSSVRPGSAGGAGAPGAVVVDVDLTPAAPSSESLALDEVTAMDNHVVGRAAEERRALVGPGSPPPPPPPPPPPACPPGPHPSPRAHSLNPDASGSSCSLARTRSRESCASVRRASSADDIEAMRTGALPPPPPRHASTGAMHPLRSGLLNSTSDSDLVRYRTISKIPQITLNFVDLKGDPFLASPTSDREIIAPKIKERTHNVTEKVTQVLSLGADVLPEYKLQAPRIHRWTILHYSPFKAVWDWLILLLVIYTAVFTPYSAAFLLKETEEAPLAPDCGYACQPLAVVDLIVDIMFIVDILINFRTTYVNANEEVVSHPGRIAVHYFKGWFLIDMVAAIPFDLLIFGSGSEELIGLLKTARLLRLVRVARKLDRYSEYGAAVLFLLMCTFALIAHWLACIWYAIGNMEQPHMDSRIGWLHNLGDQIGKPYNSSGLGGPSIKDKYVTALYFTFSSLTSVGFGNVSPNTNSEKIFSICVMLIGSLMYASIFGNVSAIIQRLYSGTARYHTQMLRVREFIRFHQIPNPLRQRLEEYFQHAWSYTNGIDMNAVLKGFPECLQADICLHLNRSLLQHCKPFRGATKGCLRALAMKFKTTHAPPGDTLVHAGDLLTALYFISRGSIEILRGDVVVAILGKNDIFGEPLNLYARPGKSNGDVRALTYCDLHKIHRDDLLEVLDMYPEFSDHFWSSLEITFNLRDTNMIPGSPGSAELEGGFNRQRKRKLSFRRRTDKDPEQPGEVSALGPSRAGAGPSGRGRQGGPWGESLSSGPSSPESSEDEGPGRSSSPLRLVPFSSPRPPGEPPGGDPLTEDGEKSSDTCNPLSGAFSGVSNIFSFWGDSRGRQYQELPRCPAPTPSLLNIPLSSPGRRPRADVETRLDALQRQLNRLETRLSADMATVLQLLQRQMTLVPPAYSAVTTPGPGPASTSPLLPAGPIPTLTLDSLSQVSQFMACEELPQDGPARRLSLPGQLGALTSQPLHRHGSDPGS, encoded by the exons ATGCAGCGGCCGTGCACCTGCGACTTCCTGCACGGGCCGCGCACGCAGCGCCGGGCCGCCGCGCAGATCGCGCAGGCCCTGCTGGGCGCCGAGGAGCGCAAAGTGGAGATCGCCTTCTACCGGAAAGATG GGagctgcttcctctgcctggtgGATGTGGTACCCGTGAAGAACGAAGATGGAGCCGTCATCATGTTCATTCTCAACTTCGaggtggtgatggagaaggaCCTGATGGGGTCGCCAGCCCGGGACACCAACCACCGCGCCCCTCCCGCCAGCTGGCTGGCCCCCG GCCGCGCCAAGACCTTCCGATTGAAGTTGCCCGCGCTGCTGGCCTTGACTGCCCGGGATTCGTCGGTGCGGCCTGGTAGCGCAGGCGGCGCGGGCGCCCCGGGGGCCGTGGTGGTGGACGTGGACTTGACTCCCGCGGCCCCCAGCAGCGAGTCCCTGGCCCTGGACGAGGTGACGGCCATGGACAACCACGTGGTGGGGAGAGCTGCAGAGGAGAGGCGCGCTTTGGTGGGTCCCggctcgccgccgccgccgccgccgcctccgccgccgcccGCCTGCCCGCCGGGCCCGCACCCGTCGCCTCGGGCGCACAGCCTCAACCCCGATGCCTCGGGCTCCAGCTGCAGCCTGGCCCGGACGCGCTCCAGAGAGAGCTGCGCCAGTGTGCGCCGGGCCTCCTCGGCCGACGACATCGAGGCCATGCGCACCGGGGCgctgcccccgccgccgccgcgccaCGCCAGTACCG GGGCCATGCACCCCCTGCGCAGTGGCCTGCTTAACTCCACCTCCGATTCGGACCTCGTGCGCTACCGCACCATCAGCAAGATCCCCCAGATCACCCTCAACTTCGTGGATCTCAAGGGCGACCCCTTCCTGGCTTCGCCCACCAGCGACAGGGAGATCATTGCCCCTAAGATAAAGGAGCGGACCCACAATGTCACTGAGAAGGTCACCCAG GTCCTGTCCCTGGGGGCCGACGTGCTGCCCGAGTACAAGCTGCAGGCGCCCCGCATCCACCGCTGGACCATCCTGCACTACAGCCCCTTCAAGGCCGTGTGGGACTGGCTCATCCTGCTGCTGGTCATCTACACGGCAGTCTTCACCCCCTACTCGGCCGCCTTCCTGCTGAAGGAGACCGAAGAGGCGCCCCTGGCCCCCGACTGTGGCTATGCCTGCCAGCCGCTGGCCGTGGTGGACCTCATCGTCGACATCATGTTCATCGTGGACATCCTCATCAACTTCCGCACCACCTATGTCAATGCCAACGAGGAGGTGGTCAGCCACCCTGGCCGCATTGCCGTCCACTACTTCAAGGGCTGGTTCCTCATTGACATGGTGGCCGCCATCCCCTTTGACCTGCTCATCTTCGGCTCTGGCTCTGAGGAG CTGATCGGGCTGCTGAAGACAGCGCGGCTGCTGCGGCTGGTGCGTGTGGCCCGGAAGCTGGACCGCTACTCGGAGTATGGGGCGGCTGTGCTCTTCCTGCTCATGTGTACCTTCGCGCTCATCGCGCACTGGCTGGCCTGCATTTGGTACGCCATCGGCAACATGGAGCAGCCGCACATGGACTCCCGCATCGGCTGGCTGCACAACCTGGGCGACCAGATCGGCAAGCCCTACAACAGCAGTGGCCTGGGCGGCCCCTCCATCAAGGACAAGTACGTCACTGCCCTCTACTTCACCTTCAGCAGCCTCACTAGTGTGGGCTTCGGCAACGTGTCCCCTAACACCAACTCGGAGAAGATCTTTTCCATCTGTGTCATGCTCATCGGCT ccctcaTGTACGCCAGCATCTTCGGCAATGTGTCGGCCATCATCCAGCGGCTGTACTCGGGCACGGCCCGCTACCACACGCAGATGCTTCGCGTACGGGAGTTCATCCGCTTCCACCAGATCCCCAACCCGCTGCGCCAGCGCCTTGAGGAGTACTTCCAGCATGCCTGGTCCTACACCAATGGCATCGACATGAACGCG gtgcTGAAGGGCTTCCCCGAGTGCCTGCAGGCCGACATCTGTCTACACCTGAACCGCTCACTGCTGCAGCACTGCAAGCCCTTCCGAGGGGCCACCAAGGGCTGCCTGCGGGCCCTGGCCATGAAGTTCAAGACGACACACGCGCCGCCCGGAGACACGCTGGTGCACGCTGGGGACCTGCTCACTGCCCTCTACTTCATCTCCCGGGGCTCCATCGAGATCCTGCGGGGTGACGTGGTCGTGGCCATCCTGG GGAAGAATGACATCTTCGGAGAGCCTCTGAACCTGTACGCGCGCCCTGGGAAGTCCAACGGGGACGTGCGGGCCCTCACCTACTGCGACCTGCACAAGATCCACCGCGACGACCTGCTGGAGGTGCTGGACATGTACCCCGAGTTCTCTGACCACTTCTGGTCTAGCCTGGAGATCACCTTCAACCTGCGCGAT ACCAACATGATCCCCGGCTCTCCGGGCAGCGCGGAGTTGGAGGGCGGCTTCAACCGGCAACGCAAACGCAAGCTGTCCTTCCGCCGGCGCACGGACAagg ACCCGGAGCAGCCAGGGGAGGTGTCGGCCTTGGGGCCGAGCCGGGCGGGGGCAGGGCCGAGTGGCCGGGGCCGGCAGGGGGGGCCGTGGGGGGAGAGCCTGTCCAGCGGCCCCTCCAGCCCCGAGAGCAGTGAGGATGAGGGCCCAGGCCGCAGCTCCAGCCCCCTCCGCCTGGTGCCCttctccagccccaggccccccGGAGAGCCGCCGGGTGGGGACCCCCTGACCGAGGATGGTGAGAAGAGCAGCGACACGTGTAACCCACTGTCAG GTGCCTTCTCAGGAGTGTCCAACATCTTCAGCTTCTGGGGGGACAGCCGCGGCCGCCAGTACCAGGAGCTGCCTCGCTGCCCTGCCCCGACTCCCAGCCTCCTCAACATCCCCCTGTCCAGCCCTGGCCGCCGGCCGCGGGCAGATGTGGAGACCAGGCTGGACGCCCTCCAGAGGCAGCTCAATAG GTTGGAGACCCGGCTGAGCGCAGACATGGCCACCGTCCTGCAGCTGCTGCAGAGACAGATGACGCTGGTCCCGCCCGCCTACAGTGCTGTGACAACCCCGGGGCCCGGCCCCGCCTCCACCTCCCCCCTGCTGCCTGCaggccccatccccaccctcaccctggaCTCACTTTCTCAG GTTTCCCAGTTCATGGCGTGCGAGGAGCTGCCCCAAGATGGCCCCGCTCGACGCCTCTCCCTGCCGGGCCAGCTGGGGGCCCTCACCTCCCAGCCCCTGCACAGACACGGCTCAGACCCAGGAAGTTAG
- the KCNH2 gene encoding voltage-gated inwardly rectifying potassium channel KCNH2 isoform X3 — MFILNFEVVMEKDLMGSPARDTNHRAPPASWLAPGRAKTFRLKLPALLALTARDSSVRPGSAGGAGAPGAVVVDVDLTPAAPSSESLALDEVTAMDNHVVGRAAEERRALVGPGSPPPPPPPPPPPACPPGPHPSPRAHSLNPDASGSSCSLARTRSRESCASVRRASSADDIEAMRTGALPPPPPRHASTGAMHPLRSGLLNSTSDSDLVRYRTISKIPQITLNFVDLKGDPFLASPTSDREIIAPKIKERTHNVTEKVTQVLSLGADVLPEYKLQAPRIHRWTILHYSPFKAVWDWLILLLVIYTAVFTPYSAAFLLKETEEAPLAPDCGYACQPLAVVDLIVDIMFIVDILINFRTTYVNANEEVVSHPGRIAVHYFKGWFLIDMVAAIPFDLLIFGSGSEELIGLLKTARLLRLVRVARKLDRYSEYGAAVLFLLMCTFALIAHWLACIWYAIGNMEQPHMDSRIGWLHNLGDQIGKPYNSSGLGGPSIKDKYVTALYFTFSSLTSVGFGNVSPNTNSEKIFSICVMLIGSLMYASIFGNVSAIIQRLYSGTARYHTQMLRVREFIRFHQIPNPLRQRLEEYFQHAWSYTNGIDMNAVLKGFPECLQADICLHLNRSLLQHCKPFRGATKGCLRALAMKFKTTHAPPGDTLVHAGDLLTALYFISRGSIEILRGDVVVAILGKNDIFGEPLNLYARPGKSNGDVRALTYCDLHKIHRDDLLEVLDMYPEFSDHFWSSLEITFNLRDTNMIPGSPGSAELEGGFNRQRKRKLSFRRRTDKDPEQPGEVSALGPSRAGAGPSGRGRQGGPWGESLSSGPSSPESSEDEGPGRSSSPLRLVPFSSPRPPGEPPGGDPLTEDGEKSSDTCNPLSGAFSGVSNIFSFWGDSRGRQYQELPRCPAPTPSLLNIPLSSPGRRPRADVETRLDALQRQLNRLETRLSADMATVLQLLQRQMTLVPPAYSAVTTPGPGPASTSPLLPAGPIPTLTLDSLSQVSQFMACEELPQDGPARRLSLPGQLGALTSQPLHRHGSDPGS; from the exons ATGTTCATTCTCAACTTCGaggtggtgatggagaaggaCCTGATGGGGTCGCCAGCCCGGGACACCAACCACCGCGCCCCTCCCGCCAGCTGGCTGGCCCCCG GCCGCGCCAAGACCTTCCGATTGAAGTTGCCCGCGCTGCTGGCCTTGACTGCCCGGGATTCGTCGGTGCGGCCTGGTAGCGCAGGCGGCGCGGGCGCCCCGGGGGCCGTGGTGGTGGACGTGGACTTGACTCCCGCGGCCCCCAGCAGCGAGTCCCTGGCCCTGGACGAGGTGACGGCCATGGACAACCACGTGGTGGGGAGAGCTGCAGAGGAGAGGCGCGCTTTGGTGGGTCCCggctcgccgccgccgccgccgccgcctccgccgccgcccGCCTGCCCGCCGGGCCCGCACCCGTCGCCTCGGGCGCACAGCCTCAACCCCGATGCCTCGGGCTCCAGCTGCAGCCTGGCCCGGACGCGCTCCAGAGAGAGCTGCGCCAGTGTGCGCCGGGCCTCCTCGGCCGACGACATCGAGGCCATGCGCACCGGGGCgctgcccccgccgccgccgcgccaCGCCAGTACCG GGGCCATGCACCCCCTGCGCAGTGGCCTGCTTAACTCCACCTCCGATTCGGACCTCGTGCGCTACCGCACCATCAGCAAGATCCCCCAGATCACCCTCAACTTCGTGGATCTCAAGGGCGACCCCTTCCTGGCTTCGCCCACCAGCGACAGGGAGATCATTGCCCCTAAGATAAAGGAGCGGACCCACAATGTCACTGAGAAGGTCACCCAG GTCCTGTCCCTGGGGGCCGACGTGCTGCCCGAGTACAAGCTGCAGGCGCCCCGCATCCACCGCTGGACCATCCTGCACTACAGCCCCTTCAAGGCCGTGTGGGACTGGCTCATCCTGCTGCTGGTCATCTACACGGCAGTCTTCACCCCCTACTCGGCCGCCTTCCTGCTGAAGGAGACCGAAGAGGCGCCCCTGGCCCCCGACTGTGGCTATGCCTGCCAGCCGCTGGCCGTGGTGGACCTCATCGTCGACATCATGTTCATCGTGGACATCCTCATCAACTTCCGCACCACCTATGTCAATGCCAACGAGGAGGTGGTCAGCCACCCTGGCCGCATTGCCGTCCACTACTTCAAGGGCTGGTTCCTCATTGACATGGTGGCCGCCATCCCCTTTGACCTGCTCATCTTCGGCTCTGGCTCTGAGGAG CTGATCGGGCTGCTGAAGACAGCGCGGCTGCTGCGGCTGGTGCGTGTGGCCCGGAAGCTGGACCGCTACTCGGAGTATGGGGCGGCTGTGCTCTTCCTGCTCATGTGTACCTTCGCGCTCATCGCGCACTGGCTGGCCTGCATTTGGTACGCCATCGGCAACATGGAGCAGCCGCACATGGACTCCCGCATCGGCTGGCTGCACAACCTGGGCGACCAGATCGGCAAGCCCTACAACAGCAGTGGCCTGGGCGGCCCCTCCATCAAGGACAAGTACGTCACTGCCCTCTACTTCACCTTCAGCAGCCTCACTAGTGTGGGCTTCGGCAACGTGTCCCCTAACACCAACTCGGAGAAGATCTTTTCCATCTGTGTCATGCTCATCGGCT ccctcaTGTACGCCAGCATCTTCGGCAATGTGTCGGCCATCATCCAGCGGCTGTACTCGGGCACGGCCCGCTACCACACGCAGATGCTTCGCGTACGGGAGTTCATCCGCTTCCACCAGATCCCCAACCCGCTGCGCCAGCGCCTTGAGGAGTACTTCCAGCATGCCTGGTCCTACACCAATGGCATCGACATGAACGCG gtgcTGAAGGGCTTCCCCGAGTGCCTGCAGGCCGACATCTGTCTACACCTGAACCGCTCACTGCTGCAGCACTGCAAGCCCTTCCGAGGGGCCACCAAGGGCTGCCTGCGGGCCCTGGCCATGAAGTTCAAGACGACACACGCGCCGCCCGGAGACACGCTGGTGCACGCTGGGGACCTGCTCACTGCCCTCTACTTCATCTCCCGGGGCTCCATCGAGATCCTGCGGGGTGACGTGGTCGTGGCCATCCTGG GGAAGAATGACATCTTCGGAGAGCCTCTGAACCTGTACGCGCGCCCTGGGAAGTCCAACGGGGACGTGCGGGCCCTCACCTACTGCGACCTGCACAAGATCCACCGCGACGACCTGCTGGAGGTGCTGGACATGTACCCCGAGTTCTCTGACCACTTCTGGTCTAGCCTGGAGATCACCTTCAACCTGCGCGAT ACCAACATGATCCCCGGCTCTCCGGGCAGCGCGGAGTTGGAGGGCGGCTTCAACCGGCAACGCAAACGCAAGCTGTCCTTCCGCCGGCGCACGGACAagg ACCCGGAGCAGCCAGGGGAGGTGTCGGCCTTGGGGCCGAGCCGGGCGGGGGCAGGGCCGAGTGGCCGGGGCCGGCAGGGGGGGCCGTGGGGGGAGAGCCTGTCCAGCGGCCCCTCCAGCCCCGAGAGCAGTGAGGATGAGGGCCCAGGCCGCAGCTCCAGCCCCCTCCGCCTGGTGCCCttctccagccccaggccccccGGAGAGCCGCCGGGTGGGGACCCCCTGACCGAGGATGGTGAGAAGAGCAGCGACACGTGTAACCCACTGTCAG GTGCCTTCTCAGGAGTGTCCAACATCTTCAGCTTCTGGGGGGACAGCCGCGGCCGCCAGTACCAGGAGCTGCCTCGCTGCCCTGCCCCGACTCCCAGCCTCCTCAACATCCCCCTGTCCAGCCCTGGCCGCCGGCCGCGGGCAGATGTGGAGACCAGGCTGGACGCCCTCCAGAGGCAGCTCAATAG GTTGGAGACCCGGCTGAGCGCAGACATGGCCACCGTCCTGCAGCTGCTGCAGAGACAGATGACGCTGGTCCCGCCCGCCTACAGTGCTGTGACAACCCCGGGGCCCGGCCCCGCCTCCACCTCCCCCCTGCTGCCTGCaggccccatccccaccctcaccctggaCTCACTTTCTCAG GTTTCCCAGTTCATGGCGTGCGAGGAGCTGCCCCAAGATGGCCCCGCTCGACGCCTCTCCCTGCCGGGCCAGCTGGGGGCCCTCACCTCCCAGCCCCTGCACAGACACGGCTCAGACCCAGGAAGTTAG
- the KCNH2 gene encoding voltage-gated inwardly rectifying potassium channel KCNH2 isoform X6, translating to MAAPTGKASRTGALQPRAQKGRVRRAVRISSLVAQEVLSLGADVLPEYKLQAPRIHRWTILHYSPFKAVWDWLILLLVIYTAVFTPYSAAFLLKETEEAPLAPDCGYACQPLAVVDLIVDIMFIVDILINFRTTYVNANEEVVSHPGRIAVHYFKGWFLIDMVAAIPFDLLIFGSGSEELIGLLKTARLLRLVRVARKLDRYSEYGAAVLFLLMCTFALIAHWLACIWYAIGNMEQPHMDSRIGWLHNLGDQIGKPYNSSGLGGPSIKDKYVTALYFTFSSLTSVGFGNVSPNTNSEKIFSICVMLIGSLMYASIFGNVSAIIQRLYSGTARYHTQMLRVREFIRFHQIPNPLRQRLEEYFQHAWSYTNGIDMNAVLKGFPECLQADICLHLNRSLLQHCKPFRGATKGCLRALAMKFKTTHAPPGDTLVHAGDLLTALYFISRGSIEILRGDVVVAILGKNDIFGEPLNLYARPGKSNGDVRALTYCDLHKIHRDDLLEVLDMYPEFSDHFWSSLEITFNLRDTNMIPGSPGSAELEGGFNRQRKRKLSFRRRTDKDPEQPGEVSALGPSRAGAGPSGRGRQGGPWGESLSSGPSSPESSEDEGPGRSSSPLRLVPFSSPRPPGEPPGGDPLTEDGEKSSDTCNPLSGAFSGVSNIFSFWGDSRGRQYQELPRCPAPTPSLLNIPLSSPGRRPRADVETRLDALQRQLNRLETRLSADMATVLQLLQRQMTLVPPAYSAVTTPGPGPASTSPLLPAGPIPTLTLDSLSQVSQFMACEELPQDGPARRLSLPGQLGALTSQPLHRHGSDPGS from the exons ATGGCGGCCCCGACGGGGAAGGCGAGCAGGACAGGGGCCCTGCAGCCCAGGGCCCAGAAAGGCCGGGTGAGACGGGCCGTGCGCATCTCCAGCCTGGTGGCCCAGGAG GTCCTGTCCCTGGGGGCCGACGTGCTGCCCGAGTACAAGCTGCAGGCGCCCCGCATCCACCGCTGGACCATCCTGCACTACAGCCCCTTCAAGGCCGTGTGGGACTGGCTCATCCTGCTGCTGGTCATCTACACGGCAGTCTTCACCCCCTACTCGGCCGCCTTCCTGCTGAAGGAGACCGAAGAGGCGCCCCTGGCCCCCGACTGTGGCTATGCCTGCCAGCCGCTGGCCGTGGTGGACCTCATCGTCGACATCATGTTCATCGTGGACATCCTCATCAACTTCCGCACCACCTATGTCAATGCCAACGAGGAGGTGGTCAGCCACCCTGGCCGCATTGCCGTCCACTACTTCAAGGGCTGGTTCCTCATTGACATGGTGGCCGCCATCCCCTTTGACCTGCTCATCTTCGGCTCTGGCTCTGAGGAG CTGATCGGGCTGCTGAAGACAGCGCGGCTGCTGCGGCTGGTGCGTGTGGCCCGGAAGCTGGACCGCTACTCGGAGTATGGGGCGGCTGTGCTCTTCCTGCTCATGTGTACCTTCGCGCTCATCGCGCACTGGCTGGCCTGCATTTGGTACGCCATCGGCAACATGGAGCAGCCGCACATGGACTCCCGCATCGGCTGGCTGCACAACCTGGGCGACCAGATCGGCAAGCCCTACAACAGCAGTGGCCTGGGCGGCCCCTCCATCAAGGACAAGTACGTCACTGCCCTCTACTTCACCTTCAGCAGCCTCACTAGTGTGGGCTTCGGCAACGTGTCCCCTAACACCAACTCGGAGAAGATCTTTTCCATCTGTGTCATGCTCATCGGCT ccctcaTGTACGCCAGCATCTTCGGCAATGTGTCGGCCATCATCCAGCGGCTGTACTCGGGCACGGCCCGCTACCACACGCAGATGCTTCGCGTACGGGAGTTCATCCGCTTCCACCAGATCCCCAACCCGCTGCGCCAGCGCCTTGAGGAGTACTTCCAGCATGCCTGGTCCTACACCAATGGCATCGACATGAACGCG gtgcTGAAGGGCTTCCCCGAGTGCCTGCAGGCCGACATCTGTCTACACCTGAACCGCTCACTGCTGCAGCACTGCAAGCCCTTCCGAGGGGCCACCAAGGGCTGCCTGCGGGCCCTGGCCATGAAGTTCAAGACGACACACGCGCCGCCCGGAGACACGCTGGTGCACGCTGGGGACCTGCTCACTGCCCTCTACTTCATCTCCCGGGGCTCCATCGAGATCCTGCGGGGTGACGTGGTCGTGGCCATCCTGG GGAAGAATGACATCTTCGGAGAGCCTCTGAACCTGTACGCGCGCCCTGGGAAGTCCAACGGGGACGTGCGGGCCCTCACCTACTGCGACCTGCACAAGATCCACCGCGACGACCTGCTGGAGGTGCTGGACATGTACCCCGAGTTCTCTGACCACTTCTGGTCTAGCCTGGAGATCACCTTCAACCTGCGCGAT ACCAACATGATCCCCGGCTCTCCGGGCAGCGCGGAGTTGGAGGGCGGCTTCAACCGGCAACGCAAACGCAAGCTGTCCTTCCGCCGGCGCACGGACAagg ACCCGGAGCAGCCAGGGGAGGTGTCGGCCTTGGGGCCGAGCCGGGCGGGGGCAGGGCCGAGTGGCCGGGGCCGGCAGGGGGGGCCGTGGGGGGAGAGCCTGTCCAGCGGCCCCTCCAGCCCCGAGAGCAGTGAGGATGAGGGCCCAGGCCGCAGCTCCAGCCCCCTCCGCCTGGTGCCCttctccagccccaggccccccGGAGAGCCGCCGGGTGGGGACCCCCTGACCGAGGATGGTGAGAAGAGCAGCGACACGTGTAACCCACTGTCAG GTGCCTTCTCAGGAGTGTCCAACATCTTCAGCTTCTGGGGGGACAGCCGCGGCCGCCAGTACCAGGAGCTGCCTCGCTGCCCTGCCCCGACTCCCAGCCTCCTCAACATCCCCCTGTCCAGCCCTGGCCGCCGGCCGCGGGCAGATGTGGAGACCAGGCTGGACGCCCTCCAGAGGCAGCTCAATAG GTTGGAGACCCGGCTGAGCGCAGACATGGCCACCGTCCTGCAGCTGCTGCAGAGACAGATGACGCTGGTCCCGCCCGCCTACAGTGCTGTGACAACCCCGGGGCCCGGCCCCGCCTCCACCTCCCCCCTGCTGCCTGCaggccccatccccaccctcaccctggaCTCACTTTCTCAG GTTTCCCAGTTCATGGCGTGCGAGGAGCTGCCCCAAGATGGCCCCGCTCGACGCCTCTCCCTGCCGGGCCAGCTGGGGGCCCTCACCTCCCAGCCCCTGCACAGACACGGCTCAGACCCAGGAAGTTAG